From a single Podarcis raffonei isolate rPodRaf1 chromosome 10, rPodRaf1.pri, whole genome shotgun sequence genomic region:
- the BPGM gene encoding bisphosphoglycerate mutase: MHLQWIRWSIIRCYSCHKPKEVAAKMAKYKLILLRHGEGAWNKENRFCSWVDQKLSSDGIKEAQNCGRHLKALGIEFDLVFTSILSRSIQTAWLVLEQMGQEWVTTESSWRLNERHYGALIGLNRAEMALNHGEEQVKRWRRSYDVTPPPITESHLYYHEIYNDRRYKHCDVPLEKLPRAESLKEVLDRLLPYWNERIAPEVKRGKTVLISAHGNSTRALLKHLEGISDEDIVNVTLPTGVPVLLELDEDLRSLGPHQFIGDQEAIQAAIKKVEDQGKAKPTLEK; this comes from the exons ATGCATTTGCAATGGATAAG ATGGTCTATCATTAGATGCTACTCCTGTCACAAACCCAAGGAAGTTGCAGCCAAAATGGCCAAGTACAAACTGATCCTTTTGAGGCACGGCGAAGGGGCCTGGAACAAAGAGAACCGCTTCTGCAGCTGGGTGGACCAGAAGCTGAGCAGCGACGGGATAAAAGAGGCTCAGAACTGTGGCAGGCACCTCAAAGCTCTTGGCATTGAGTTCGACCTGGTGTTTACATCCATCCTCAGCCGCTCTATTCAGACTGCCTGGCTTGTGCTGGAGCAGATGGGGCAGGAGTGGGTCACCACCGAATCTTCCTGGAGGCTGAACGAGCGGCACTACGGTGCCCTGATAGGCCTCAACAGGGCAGAGATGGCGCTGAACCACGGCGAGGAGCAGGTGAAAAGGTGGAGGAGGAGCTATGACGTCACCCCGCCTCCCATCACCGAGTCCCACCTTTACTACCACGAAATCTACAACGATCGCAGGTATAAGCACTGCGACGTACCGTTGGAGAAACTCCCGAGGGCAGAAAGCTTGAAAGAAGTGCTTGATAGACTCCTTCCCTATTGGAACGAGAGGATAGCTCCGGAGGTGAAGAGGGGCAAGACGGTTTTAATTTCTGCTCACGGGAACAGCACGCGCGCTTTGCTGAAACATTTGGAAG GCATCTCTGATGAGGACATAGTCAATGTGACTCTGCCCACTGGCGTCCCAGTTCTCCTGGAGCTTGACGAGGATCTACGCTCGCTTGGCCCGCACCAGTTCATTGGTGACCAAGAGGCAATCCAAGCTGCCATCAAGAAAGTGGAAGATcaaggcaaagccaagcccaCGCTTGAGAAATGA